Proteins co-encoded in one Micrococcales bacterium genomic window:
- a CDS encoding glycosyltransferase — MPVRDEAGSVAGAVASVLQQTHQDLEVLVMDGRSSDDTRAIVEAIADPRVRLLDNPGISIPCGLNVGLQAARGEYVARVDAHARVNPEYIALALGHLVADADLAAVGGRRLTEASTPVGRTIGLALSSPFGVGDSINHYAMQAQRTDHASFGVYRTDVARAVGGWDENLPANEDVDFDFRILDQGFEILYEPAMEIHWQVRETLPDLAHQYRRYGRGKGAMVRKNGPSAVRLRHLAPPALVADLGLAGVAALIGRPRVALSLTAPYAAVLAYATVRTRATAHRADASVAAFPAALATMHLSWGLGFLEGLAGREAALGSQRQ, encoded by the coding sequence ATGCCGGTACGCGACGAAGCCGGCTCCGTCGCCGGTGCTGTGGCATCGGTGCTGCAACAGACGCACCAGGACCTCGAAGTCCTGGTCATGGACGGGCGCTCCAGCGACGACACACGTGCCATCGTCGAGGCCATCGCGGATCCGCGAGTCCGACTGCTCGACAACCCCGGAATCAGCATCCCGTGCGGGCTCAACGTGGGACTGCAGGCAGCGCGCGGTGAGTACGTGGCACGCGTGGACGCCCACGCCCGGGTGAACCCCGAGTACATCGCACTGGCGCTGGGGCACCTGGTTGCCGACGCGGACCTCGCCGCCGTGGGTGGGCGCCGGCTCACGGAGGCCTCGACGCCGGTCGGCCGCACCATCGGCCTGGCCCTGTCCAGCCCCTTCGGCGTGGGTGACTCGATCAACCACTACGCCATGCAGGCGCAGCGCACCGACCACGCCTCATTCGGCGTCTACCGCACAGACGTAGCGCGTGCGGTCGGCGGCTGGGACGAGAACCTGCCGGCCAACGAGGACGTTGACTTCGATTTCCGGATCCTGGACCAGGGGTTCGAGATCCTCTACGAACCGGCCATGGAGATCCACTGGCAGGTGCGCGAGACGTTGCCCGACCTCGCACATCAGTACCGCAGGTACGGCCGCGGCAAGGGGGCCATGGTCCGCAAGAACGGCCCGTCGGCGGTCCGCCTGCGCCACCTGGCACCCCCGGCGCTGGTGGCGGACCTGGGCCTGGCGGGGGTCGCGGCACTCATCGGCCGACCTCGGGTCGCGCTGAGCCTCACCGCGCCCTATGCGGCGGTGCTGGCCTACGCCACCGTCAGGACCCGTGCAACGGCTCACCGGGCTGACGCGAGCGTCGCGGCATTCCCGGCGGCGCTGGCGACCATGCACCTGTCGTGGGGCCTGGGATTCCTTGAAGGCCTGGCAGGGCGCGAGGCTGCCCTGGGCAGCCAGCGTCAATGA
- a CDS encoding alpha/beta hydrolase gives MITSLRPRVTRIAMAAALVLTTASGCAASPATVADSSPAAAASSPANVASRTPAVSVRSLAKQYRGLPVRVRVTGPDSVAVRIRAKAGGRLLARGRTDLNGTTTLTWTWNRTGRKALIARIGSRRLTTRVRVYPPKPPTTPATSTAQVLSVLTGGNQQQYLDCAGQGGPTVVLVPGAWGTAQDWDNVIGDLRQAGRVCRYDRPGLGQSPGRQGDVNVDSGMHADELRDLLRVAGERGPFEVVGHSYGGMIAQSFASRYPRQTAGMVLLDPVPLGFQQAWPEFGAALDEATPRTYADLARSSESAAAGRPLVGMPLILVSAGVAPSWLTDSGFQVWRDAQAAQVAGCANCLHWVAEGATHQLPDTAPQMTISAIEAVRASVRAHVRVQA, from the coding sequence ATGATCACTTCTCTGCGGCCACGCGTCACCCGCATCGCCATGGCCGCTGCCCTGGTGCTGACGACGGCTTCGGGCTGTGCGGCCTCTCCGGCGACCGTGGCTGACAGCAGCCCTGCAGCAGCGGCCAGCAGCCCGGCGAACGTCGCGAGCAGGACCCCAGCGGTGTCGGTGCGATCACTGGCGAAGCAGTACCGGGGACTGCCCGTCAGGGTGCGCGTCACCGGACCGGACAGCGTGGCCGTCAGGATCCGCGCCAAGGCCGGTGGCCGCCTACTCGCGCGCGGACGCACGGACCTGAACGGCACGACGACCTTGACCTGGACGTGGAACCGCACCGGGCGCAAGGCCCTCATCGCTCGGATCGGTTCCCGGCGGCTGACCACCCGCGTCCGGGTGTACCCACCGAAGCCGCCCACAACACCTGCAACGAGCACGGCCCAGGTCCTGTCGGTCCTCACCGGCGGCAACCAGCAGCAGTACCTCGACTGCGCCGGGCAGGGCGGGCCCACCGTGGTGCTGGTTCCCGGTGCCTGGGGTACGGCGCAGGACTGGGACAACGTGATAGGCGATCTGCGGCAGGCCGGCCGGGTCTGCCGCTACGACCGGCCGGGACTCGGCCAGAGTCCCGGGCGCCAGGGCGACGTAAACGTCGACTCCGGGATGCACGCCGACGAATTGCGAGACCTCCTTCGCGTCGCCGGTGAACGCGGGCCGTTCGAGGTCGTGGGGCACTCCTACGGCGGCATGATCGCTCAGTCCTTCGCCTCGCGGTACCCGCGACAGACAGCGGGGATGGTGCTGCTGGACCCGGTGCCCCTGGGCTTCCAGCAGGCGTGGCCGGAGTTCGGCGCCGCGCTCGACGAGGCCACCCCCCGCACCTACGCCGACCTCGCCCGCAGCAGCGAATCCGCCGCAGCCGGCCGACCCCTGGTCGGAATGCCTTTGATCCTCGTCAGCGCCGGTGTCGCCCCGTCCTGGCTGACGGACAGCGGGTTCCAGGTGTGGCGGGATGCACAGGCCGCACAGGTGGCCGGCTGCGCGAACTGCCTGCACTGGGTGGCCGAGGGCGCCACCCACCAACTGCCGGACACCGCCCCGCAGATGACCATCTCCGCCATCGAGGCCGTCCGGGCTTCCGTGCGCGCCCACGTGCGGGTGCAGGCCTGA
- a CDS encoding glycosyltransferase produces MPPDLRGQCWIFVEDSEFLPPHGGGEREHLAMLRAARDAGVLGAVVLPVSGPIDRESYQSEFGGAPLITVDRRENPLLLLHPRRPYTVASRPPGPALVARVRAVAPAATGIIITSYKSWAIGAVLARGLRLPAVLRMHNREGAYHRSLAQGTHGPRGLALRWEAARIERDERRLSRAPWLAGVADISAADASWRAALGPVPVRHVPPFAGPDLPPIRREPAVPPTVLFLGALDVATNVDAVRWLVTQVWPRVHAARPDATVQIVGRAPTEQVRRWVEQTAAAELHADVASVEPYLAAAGVAVNPAVSGSGVNIKLVEYLVAGVPVVTTSHATAGLGPIDGVAVADDASDFADAVLDLLGHPDEAAEMARRAAASIRRQLDPTAGLASVASLLGH; encoded by the coding sequence ATGCCCCCTGATCTGCGGGGCCAGTGCTGGATCTTCGTCGAGGATTCCGAGTTCCTGCCCCCGCACGGGGGCGGCGAGCGGGAGCATCTGGCGATGCTGCGGGCCGCGCGGGACGCCGGGGTCCTGGGGGCGGTCGTGTTGCCCGTTTCCGGGCCGATCGACCGGGAGTCCTACCAGTCCGAATTCGGTGGTGCCCCGCTCATCACCGTCGACCGGCGTGAGAACCCCCTGCTGTTGCTACATCCCCGCCGCCCCTACACCGTGGCCTCCCGCCCACCCGGTCCGGCGCTGGTCGCGCGCGTACGGGCGGTGGCCCCGGCGGCCACCGGCATCATCATCACTTCGTACAAGTCATGGGCCATCGGAGCGGTGCTGGCGCGGGGCCTGCGGCTGCCCGCAGTCCTGCGGATGCACAACCGGGAAGGGGCCTACCACCGCAGCCTGGCGCAGGGTACCCACGGGCCGCGGGGGCTGGCACTGCGCTGGGAGGCCGCGCGGATCGAGCGCGATGAGCGCCGTCTCAGCCGCGCCCCCTGGCTGGCTGGCGTGGCGGACATCTCCGCGGCCGACGCCTCCTGGCGGGCGGCTCTGGGCCCGGTCCCGGTGCGCCACGTGCCCCCGTTCGCCGGCCCGGACCTGCCGCCGATACGGCGCGAGCCCGCGGTGCCGCCAACCGTACTGTTCCTCGGGGCGCTGGACGTCGCCACGAACGTGGATGCCGTGCGATGGCTGGTGACGCAGGTGTGGCCCCGCGTGCACGCAGCCAGACCCGACGCGACCGTGCAGATCGTGGGCCGTGCCCCCACTGAGCAGGTGCGCCGATGGGTCGAGCAGACAGCTGCGGCAGAACTGCATGCCGATGTGGCGAGCGTCGAGCCGTATCTGGCTGCCGCCGGTGTCGCGGTGAACCCGGCGGTGAGCGGATCCGGGGTCAACATCAAACTCGTGGAGTACCTGGTAGCCGGGGTGCCGGTGGTGACCACCTCGCACGCCACGGCGGGCTTGGGCCCGATCGATGGGGTGGCCGTCGCGGATGATGCGTCGGACTTCGCCGATGCGGTGCTGGATCTACTGGGCCACCCGGACGAAGCGGCGGAGATGGCCCGGCGGGCTGCCGCGTCGATCCGCCGGCAGTTGGACCCCACGGCCGGGCTGGCCAGTGTGGCGTCGCTACTCGGTCATTGA
- a CDS encoding glycosyltransferase: MSSAPITAVILNYNYARFVAEAIRACLEQSVPFEQVIVVNDGSTDDSMDVIGSFDGIEVLDIDNRGQTGASRAGLAHAAAPYVYFLDADDYPEPQMAEVVAGLCDGATVKIQFQMRGVDESGHELRSVFPTFPHGYTSDQMRQDNQRRGFHVCPPSSGNVYLRSVLEGLDLSILDQYDALDGTVALVMPELGPVASVGEPLACYRVHGGGTSQYAVPTAEIMQRDLLRHRRRWSEALRLVPGLSAPPTDSTEYEWELHFLAEALGDQRPRAATTRTYAAHLLASRDSPRRKALLLAWVVGVWLAPRARRRTMVAARRSSANRSGRLNDFLDAALGRSRRGQ, from the coding sequence ATGTCATCGGCGCCCATCACGGCGGTGATCCTCAACTACAACTACGCGAGATTCGTCGCAGAGGCGATCCGTGCCTGCCTGGAGCAGTCGGTGCCGTTCGAGCAGGTGATCGTGGTCAACGACGGTTCCACGGACGATTCCATGGACGTCATCGGGTCGTTCGACGGCATTGAGGTCCTCGACATCGACAACCGGGGCCAGACCGGCGCGTCGCGTGCTGGACTGGCGCACGCGGCAGCGCCGTACGTGTACTTCCTAGATGCCGACGACTACCCCGAACCGCAGATGGCCGAGGTGGTCGCCGGCTTATGCGACGGTGCCACGGTGAAGATCCAGTTCCAGATGCGTGGTGTCGACGAGTCCGGCCATGAACTGCGTTCGGTCTTCCCGACCTTCCCGCACGGCTACACGAGCGATCAGATGCGACAGGACAACCAGCGCCGCGGGTTCCACGTCTGCCCGCCGAGTTCGGGCAACGTCTACCTGCGATCGGTACTGGAGGGACTCGACCTGTCGATCCTCGACCAGTACGACGCGCTGGACGGGACCGTGGCACTGGTCATGCCCGAGCTCGGGCCGGTTGCCAGCGTCGGCGAGCCGTTGGCCTGTTACCGAGTCCACGGCGGTGGCACCAGTCAGTACGCGGTCCCTACCGCAGAGATCATGCAGCGGGACCTCCTGCGTCACCGCCGGCGCTGGTCGGAGGCTCTGCGCCTCGTCCCCGGGCTTTCGGCCCCGCCGACGGACTCCACCGAGTACGAGTGGGAGTTGCACTTCCTCGCAGAGGCACTGGGTGACCAGCGGCCGCGGGCCGCCACGACGCGGACGTACGCCGCACATCTGCTGGCCTCGCGGGACAGCCCGCGGCGCAAGGCGCTGCTCCTGGCCTGGGTGGTGGGAGTCTGGTTGGCTCCCCGCGCGCGGCGACGCACAATGGTGGCTGCCCGGCGCAGTTCGGCCAATCGGTCCGGTCGGCTCAACGACTTCTTGGATGCCGCGCTTGGTAGGTC